One Pseudomonas sp. AN-1 genomic region harbors:
- a CDS encoding LLM class flavin-dependent oxidoreductase, with product MKFSLIYEAQTLDATREGDRRVFDETVEQAVLADKLGFDTFWCVEHTALTNYSHMSAPETVLAFVAGKTERIGIGHGVVCLPPAMNHPVKVAERIATLDLLSKGRVHFGVGKGGTQQEAGTFGYDLTTLHPQIDEAMYLIPKIFVQDEIEHHGDFIKIPKRPIHPKPYQDPHPPMYLACTNTESLKNAGGRGMGALVLGFGGPEEIAKKVAVYHEAWDNRNEKNQVGFRPNRHIAALCPAIVLEDNDKARAIGIRGQRYFMESLAYWYAGGERPDPAKWQDDTFIDSNGQAVIKSRFASEEVTVDFSDPTLAMMNPNHAYGTVEDCIGYVQRLIDAGADEILFICQMGTVPQWAQLETLKNIGEKVIPYFRNKQAQG from the coding sequence ATGAAATTCTCCCTGATCTACGAAGCACAGACCCTCGACGCCACCCGCGAGGGCGACCGCCGCGTGTTCGACGAGACCGTCGAGCAGGCCGTGCTGGCCGACAAGCTCGGTTTCGACACCTTCTGGTGCGTCGAGCACACCGCCCTGACCAACTACTCGCACATGTCCGCGCCGGAAACCGTGCTGGCCTTCGTCGCCGGCAAGACCGAGCGCATCGGCATCGGTCACGGCGTGGTGTGCCTGCCGCCGGCGATGAACCATCCGGTCAAGGTGGCCGAGCGCATCGCCACCCTCGACCTGCTGTCCAAGGGCCGCGTGCACTTCGGCGTGGGCAAGGGCGGCACCCAGCAGGAAGCCGGCACCTTCGGCTACGATCTGACCACCCTGCACCCGCAGATCGACGAGGCGATGTACCTGATCCCGAAGATCTTCGTGCAGGACGAGATCGAGCATCACGGCGACTTCATCAAGATCCCCAAACGGCCGATCCATCCCAAGCCCTACCAGGACCCGCACCCGCCGATGTACCTGGCCTGCACCAACACCGAGTCGCTGAAGAACGCCGGCGGCCGTGGCATGGGCGCGCTGGTGCTGGGCTTCGGCGGCCCGGAGGAGATCGCCAAGAAGGTCGCCGTGTACCACGAGGCCTGGGACAACCGTAACGAGAAGAACCAGGTCGGCTTCCGTCCGAACCGCCACATCGCCGCGCTGTGCCCGGCCATCGTTCTCGAAGACAACGACAAGGCGCGCGCCATCGGCATCCGCGGCCAGCGCTACTTCATGGAATCGCTGGCCTACTGGTACGCCGGCGGCGAGCGCCCGGACCCGGCGAAGTGGCAGGACGACACCTTCATCGACAGCAACGGCCAGGCGGTGATCAAGTCGCGCTTCGCCTCCGAGGAGGTGACCGTGGACTTCTCCGACCCGACCCTGGCGATGATGAACCCCAACCACGCCTACGGCACCGTCGAGGACTGCATCGGCTACGTGCAGCGCCTGATCGACGCCGGCGCCGACGAGATCCTGTTCATCTGCCAGATGGGCACCGTGCCGCAGTGGGCGCAGCTGGAGACGCTGAAGAACATCGGCGAGAAGGTCATCCCCTACTTCCGCAACAAGCAGGCGCAGGGCTGA
- a CDS encoding alpha/beta fold hydrolase — MGALPQGRFVTLNDGLQLHYLEAGCPEAGSGEPVVFIHGSGPGASGHSNFKQNYPVFAEAGYRVIVPDLPGYGASAKPETVYDLDFFVNALSGLLDALDIPRCVLVGNSLGGAIALKLALDQPQRVAKLILMAPGGLMEKEQYYQQMEGIQKMGAAFANGELNDAAGMRRLLGLQLYDASGISDETVAERVAVVLQQPRCVLSTMQVPNLAPRLSELQCPILGFWGVNDKFCPASGAQTLMDACRNIRFVLLSECGHWVMVEHRELFNRTCLDFLAEGRQ; from the coding sequence ATGGGCGCGCTACCGCAAGGGCGATTTGTGACGCTGAACGATGGGCTGCAGCTGCATTATCTTGAGGCCGGCTGCCCGGAGGCCGGCTCCGGCGAGCCGGTGGTGTTCATCCACGGCAGCGGGCCGGGCGCCAGCGGCCACAGCAACTTCAAGCAGAACTACCCGGTGTTCGCCGAAGCCGGCTACCGGGTGATCGTGCCCGACCTGCCGGGCTACGGCGCCTCGGCCAAGCCGGAAACCGTCTACGACCTGGACTTCTTCGTCAATGCCCTGAGCGGCCTGCTCGATGCGCTGGACATCCCGCGCTGCGTGCTGGTCGGCAACTCGCTGGGCGGCGCCATCGCCCTCAAGCTGGCGCTGGACCAGCCGCAGCGGGTCGCCAAGCTGATCCTCATGGCGCCCGGCGGGCTGATGGAGAAGGAGCAGTACTACCAGCAGATGGAAGGCATCCAGAAGATGGGCGCCGCCTTCGCCAACGGCGAACTGAACGACGCCGCCGGCATGCGACGCCTGCTCGGCCTGCAGCTGTACGATGCCAGCGGGATCAGCGATGAGACGGTCGCGGAGCGGGTCGCCGTCGTCCTCCAGCAGCCGCGCTGCGTGCTGTCCACCATGCAGGTGCCGAACCTGGCGCCGCGCCTGTCCGAGCTGCAGTGCCCGATCCTCGGCTTCTGGGGCGTGAACGACAAGTTCTGCCCGGCCTCCGGGGCGCAGACCCTGATGGATGCCTGCCGCAACATCCGCTTCGTGCTGCTCAGCGAGTGCGGGCACTGGGTGATGGTCGAGCACCGCGAGCTGTTCAACCGCACCTGCCTGGATTTCCTCGCCGAAGGCCGGCAATGA
- a CDS encoding SDR family oxidoreductase, giving the protein MHDPIDFSGKVVLITGGGKGVGRGISLGFLERGAEVVICGRNAPDSLPAHGGRQAEFVPCDVRDVEQAQRLIDAVVERHGRLDVLVNNAGGAPHADAATASPRFSESIIRLNLLAPLNLCQLANRVMQEQADGGAIINICSVSAIRPSPGTAAYGAAKAGLLNLTRSLAVEWAPRVRVNAVTAGLTLTEQAELHYGDAEGVARVAASIPLQRMASPQDIANACLYLASPMASYVSGVDICVHGGGESPAFLAAANAD; this is encoded by the coding sequence ATGCACGATCCGATCGATTTCAGCGGCAAGGTGGTCCTGATCACCGGCGGCGGCAAGGGGGTGGGCCGCGGCATCAGCCTGGGCTTTCTCGAGCGCGGCGCCGAGGTGGTGATCTGCGGACGCAATGCGCCGGACAGTCTGCCGGCCCATGGCGGACGCCAGGCGGAGTTCGTGCCCTGCGACGTGCGCGACGTCGAGCAGGCCCAGCGCCTGATCGATGCGGTGGTCGAGCGCCACGGCCGCCTCGACGTGCTGGTCAACAACGCCGGCGGCGCCCCGCATGCCGACGCGGCGACCGCCTCGCCGCGCTTCTCCGAGTCGATCATCCGCCTCAACCTGCTGGCGCCGCTCAATCTCTGCCAGTTGGCCAACCGGGTGATGCAGGAACAGGCCGACGGCGGCGCGATCATCAACATCTGCAGCGTCAGCGCCATCCGCCCCTCGCCCGGCACCGCCGCCTACGGCGCGGCCAAGGCCGGCCTGCTCAACCTGACCCGCTCGCTGGCGGTGGAGTGGGCGCCGCGGGTGCGGGTGAACGCGGTGACCGCCGGGCTGACCCTCACCGAGCAGGCCGAGCTGCACTACGGCGATGCCGAGGGCGTCGCGCGGGTCGCCGCCAGCATCCCGCTGCAGCGCATGGCCAGCCCGCAGGACATCGCCAACGCCTGCCTGTACCTCGCCTCGCCGATGGCCAGCTACGTCAGCGGGGTGGACATCTGCGTGCACGGTGGAGGGGAAAGCCCGGCCTTCCTGGCCGCGGCCAACGCCGACTGA
- a CDS encoding nuclear transport factor 2 family protein — MNLEARIARLEALEAIQRLKHRYLNACDLKQVESIRDCFAEGEILIDYGPIGTFRDRDSFVAVYQELACQPRVIDLHHGANPEIYLLGEDGDEAVGRWALCYCNLDGETGATRKLGGFYQDRYRRVDGQWRIVETAFRGHFETSGASLAHSS, encoded by the coding sequence ATGAACCTGGAAGCCCGCATCGCCCGCCTGGAGGCGCTGGAGGCGATCCAGCGCCTCAAGCACCGCTATCTCAATGCCTGCGACCTCAAACAGGTCGAGTCGATCCGCGACTGCTTCGCCGAGGGGGAGATCCTCATCGACTACGGCCCGATCGGCACCTTCCGTGACCGCGACAGCTTCGTCGCGGTCTACCAGGAGCTGGCCTGCCAGCCGCGGGTGATCGACCTGCACCACGGCGCCAACCCGGAGATCTACCTGCTGGGAGAGGATGGGGACGAGGCGGTGGGGCGCTGGGCACTGTGCTACTGCAACCTCGACGGCGAGACCGGCGCGACCCGCAAGCTGGGCGGCTTCTACCAGGATCGCTACCGGCGCGTCGACGGGCAGTGGCGCATCGTCGAAACCGCGTTCCGCGGGCATTTCGAGACAAGCGGCGCCAGTCTGGCGCACAGCTCCTGA
- a CDS encoding steroid Delta-isomerase: MLTPKQIQAQMALYVQLVDAGDIDGILALYAADATVEDPVGTPVHQGIDAIERFYREGLGQSRARASLDGAVRATHNGYGAVPFRVELDWDGRRCSIEVIDVMEFDTEGCIRSMRAYWGEPNLTMRDL, translated from the coding sequence ATGCTTACCCCCAAACAGATCCAGGCCCAGATGGCCCTCTACGTGCAGCTGGTGGATGCCGGCGACATCGACGGCATCCTTGCCCTGTATGCCGCCGATGCCACGGTCGAGGACCCGGTGGGCACGCCGGTGCACCAGGGCATCGACGCCATCGAGCGCTTCTACCGCGAGGGCCTGGGGCAAAGCCGGGCCCGCGCCAGTCTCGACGGCGCCGTCCGCGCCACCCACAACGGTTACGGCGCCGTGCCCTTTCGCGTCGAACTCGACTGGGACGGGCGGCGCTGCTCGATCGAGGTGATCGACGTGATGGAGTTCGACACCGAAGGCTGCATCCGCTCCATGCGCGCCTACTGGGGCGAGCCCAACCTGACCATGAGGGACCTGTGA
- a CDS encoding DUF1302 domain-containing protein gives MKHFADRAMVNGRLGPWLLGAWLLPLGASVSAGSFELGDEVSADYVVNLSYAAAWRQHDPARALVDGPIDPDSGLPTTVNSDDGNRNFKGGAMINNRVALLGELDLKYRNYGGFVRASTFYDDVYFHANDNDSPATVNKSGAHDHFSSQAKNRAGSRSRLLDAYLYGSLQTGEQSMLNLRAGRQVVQWGESLFFPNIAGAQSPADATKANVPAVEVKDILLPVGQLFAQWQLNPDFGLAAYYQYEYKRTELDPVGSYFSYADMIGPGAQFIYAAPGFTIPKGPDIDPRDSGQWGVSARFALGAESEASLYYLRYHDKNPNVALNFDGGFPTSYSVVYFDDIKLSGASFSTRLGDVNLAGEISYKEGAPVLVDSLIGPAATRADATQGQLSAIYLTGPMPLSDQTTFIAEVAYLHVNDVDAFEFAGTRADELTYDRNAWAYQLLMTPSWNNVIDGWDLNMPISFAHQANGTAAVAGAFGSLVGEGDKRVSVGLNGKYLNNLELGIAYNGFLGSADLDKRPLADRDYYAFSAKYSF, from the coding sequence ATGAAGCATTTTGCAGATAGGGCGATGGTGAATGGCCGGCTGGGACCATGGCTGCTCGGCGCCTGGCTGCTGCCCCTTGGCGCGTCGGTATCGGCCGGCTCTTTCGAGCTGGGCGACGAAGTCAGCGCCGACTATGTGGTCAACCTTTCCTATGCCGCGGCCTGGCGGCAGCATGATCCGGCGCGGGCCCTGGTCGACGGGCCGATCGACCCGGACAGCGGCCTGCCGACCACGGTCAACTCCGACGACGGCAACCGCAACTTCAAGGGCGGGGCGATGATCAACAACCGGGTGGCGCTGCTCGGCGAGCTCGACCTGAAGTACCGCAACTACGGCGGCTTCGTGCGTGCCAGCACCTTCTACGACGACGTGTACTTCCACGCCAACGACAACGACTCTCCCGCGACCGTCAACAAGAGCGGCGCGCACGACCACTTCAGCTCGCAGGCCAAGAACCGCGCCGGCAGCCGCAGCCGCCTCCTCGACGCCTATCTGTACGGCAGCCTGCAGACCGGCGAGCAGTCGATGCTCAACCTGCGCGCCGGCCGCCAGGTGGTGCAGTGGGGGGAGAGCCTGTTCTTCCCCAACATCGCCGGTGCCCAGTCGCCCGCCGATGCCACCAAGGCCAACGTGCCGGCAGTCGAGGTGAAGGACATCCTGCTGCCGGTCGGCCAACTGTTCGCCCAGTGGCAGCTCAACCCGGACTTCGGCCTGGCGGCCTACTACCAGTACGAGTACAAGCGCACCGAACTGGACCCGGTGGGCAGCTACTTCTCCTACGCCGACATGATCGGCCCGGGCGCCCAGTTCATCTACGCCGCCCCGGGCTTCACGATTCCCAAGGGCCCGGACATTGATCCGCGCGACAGCGGCCAGTGGGGGGTGAGCGCCCGCTTCGCTCTCGGAGCCGAGAGCGAGGCGAGCCTGTACTACCTGCGCTACCACGACAAGAACCCCAACGTGGCGCTGAACTTCGACGGCGGCTTCCCGACCTCGTACAGCGTGGTGTACTTCGACGACATCAAGCTGAGCGGGGCGAGCTTCTCGACCCGTCTGGGCGACGTCAACCTGGCCGGCGAGATCAGCTACAAGGAGGGCGCCCCAGTGCTGGTCGACTCGCTGATCGGCCCGGCCGCCACCCGCGCCGATGCTACCCAGGGCCAGCTCTCGGCGATCTACCTGACCGGCCCGATGCCGCTGTCCGACCAGACCACCTTCATCGCCGAGGTCGCCTACCTGCACGTCAATGACGTCGATGCCTTCGAGTTCGCCGGCACGCGCGCCGATGAACTCACCTACGACCGCAACGCCTGGGCCTACCAGCTGCTGATGACGCCGTCGTGGAACAACGTCATCGACGGCTGGGACCTGAACATGCCGATCTCCTTCGCCCATCAGGCCAACGGCACCGCCGCGGTGGCGGGCGCCTTCGGCAGCCTGGTCGGCGAGGGCGACAAGCGCGTGAGCGTCGGCCTCAACGGCAAGTACCTCAACAACCTCGAACTGGGGATCGCCTACAACGGCTTCCTGGGCAGCGCCGATCTGGACAAGCGCCCGCTGGCCGACCGCGACTACTACGCGTTCAGCGCCAAGTACAGCTTCTGA
- a CDS encoding DUF1329 domain-containing protein has product MNIPFRSSLPLAALLMLIAQGSWAKIPGDEAQKLGNELTCFGAEQAANADGSIPAFSGKWLGTPPGIQFAGVGARHPDPYASEQPLYTITAQNMEQYEQRLSDGQKALLRKYPQTFAIPVYPSHRDFRLDDIRCDITRKNALVAELEDGNMGVKALKGGTPFPIPQNGDELLRNMLLPAYVLEEDAVYDQAVVYPDGKAAWGQMRYEILDKTGGQEDLGQPTTGIFAYSRATVLKPERQKGEASMTYTYFNELTNPQTSWQYNPGARRVRQSPGFGFDMPLGVGGFRTIDDDRLFNGSPERYDWKLVGKRELYIPYNGYRLEAEGVKYADLLKAGSIDPSVMRYEPHRVWVLEATLKEGYRHRYAKRVLYIEEDSWQAVMADNYDARGQLWRTNFMNTFYAYDARVFHAGVTVYHDLMSGAYLADRLTNEIAAPRLNGGRLKPFMYTTDMLRQAGR; this is encoded by the coding sequence ATGAATATCCCGTTTCGTAGCAGCCTGCCGCTGGCAGCACTGCTGATGCTGATCGCCCAGGGTAGCTGGGCCAAGATCCCCGGCGATGAGGCACAGAAACTCGGCAACGAGCTGACCTGCTTCGGCGCCGAGCAGGCCGCCAACGCCGACGGCTCCATCCCGGCCTTCTCTGGCAAATGGCTGGGCACCCCGCCCGGCATCCAGTTCGCCGGCGTAGGGGCGCGCCACCCCGATCCCTACGCTTCCGAGCAGCCGCTGTACACCATCACCGCGCAGAACATGGAGCAGTACGAGCAGCGCCTGTCCGACGGCCAGAAGGCGCTGCTGCGCAAGTATCCGCAGACCTTCGCCATCCCCGTCTACCCCAGCCACCGTGATTTCCGCCTCGACGACATTCGCTGCGACATCACCCGCAAGAACGCCCTCGTTGCCGAGCTGGAGGACGGCAACATGGGGGTGAAGGCCCTCAAGGGCGGCACGCCGTTCCCGATCCCGCAGAACGGCGACGAACTGCTGCGCAACATGCTGCTGCCGGCCTACGTCCTCGAGGAGGATGCGGTGTACGACCAGGCGGTGGTCTATCCGGACGGCAAGGCGGCCTGGGGCCAGATGCGCTACGAGATCCTCGACAAGACCGGCGGTCAGGAGGATCTCGGCCAGCCGACCACGGGGATCTTCGCCTACTCGCGGGCAACCGTGCTCAAGCCCGAACGCCAGAAGGGCGAGGCGTCGATGACCTACACCTACTTCAACGAGCTGACCAACCCTCAGACCAGCTGGCAGTACAACCCCGGCGCCCGCCGCGTGCGCCAGTCCCCCGGCTTCGGCTTCGACATGCCGCTGGGCGTGGGCGGTTTCCGCACCATCGACGACGACCGCCTGTTCAACGGCTCGCCCGAGCGCTACGACTGGAAGCTGGTCGGCAAGCGCGAGCTGTACATCCCCTACAACGGCTACCGACTGGAAGCGGAGGGGGTGAAGTACGCCGACCTGCTCAAGGCCGGCAGCATCGACCCGAGTGTCATGCGCTACGAGCCGCACCGCGTCTGGGTGCTGGAAGCCACCCTCAAGGAAGGCTATCGCCACCGCTACGCCAAGCGCGTGCTGTACATCGAGGAGGACAGCTGGCAGGCGGTGATGGCCGACAACTACGACGCGCGCGGCCAGCTGTGGCGCACCAACTTCATGAACACCTTCTACGCCTATGACGCCCGGGTGTTCCACGCCGGGGTCACGGTCTACCACGACCTGATGTCCGGGGCCTACCTCGCCGACCGCCTGACCAACGAGATCGCCGCGCCGCGGCTCAACGGCGGCCGGCTGAAGCCCTTCATGTACACCACCGACATGCTGCGCCAGGCGGGCCGCTGA
- a CDS encoding saccharopine dehydrogenase family protein, producing the protein MKVLLLGCGNVGANVARQLVPRHPELECVVGDLNLAVAEKLAAELGPRVRGVRADVLDPACLDELLDGVDLVFNAVGPFYRSAVPVIEAALRARVDYIDINDDHDVAEQLFLDPSWQQRALEAGIRLIIGCGSTPGLTNVMARLLADRLDKVREIHLATAVPFLPGLLSPAVVDHMMHITAGEVVQFVDGEYRKMPGWGGRLEVPYSAPFKAYPSFFIGHGETVTLPHFVKGLEQVTNRIGFFPEAGSEIWRKLIDLGLGSPEVIEGLGISPLKFLTHHLTSEAGLKSMSVDLSAEPWAVVFRVEVIGERDGAEVCSVLEQHLDLPVEETADSTSDPTPTCARLAIEAWLDGQVCGQGLLAPEVCLDAEAYVHAYACATGATFITTETKVKRHEHA; encoded by the coding sequence ATGAAAGTCTTGCTATTGGGCTGCGGCAACGTGGGCGCCAACGTGGCGCGGCAGCTGGTCCCGCGCCACCCCGAGCTGGAGTGCGTGGTCGGCGACCTCAATCTCGCCGTTGCCGAGAAGCTCGCCGCCGAGCTGGGCCCGCGGGTTCGCGGCGTGCGTGCCGATGTGCTCGATCCCGCCTGTCTGGACGAGCTGCTCGACGGCGTCGATCTGGTGTTCAACGCCGTGGGCCCGTTCTACCGCAGCGCCGTGCCGGTCATCGAGGCCGCGCTGCGCGCGCGGGTCGACTACATCGACATCAACGACGACCACGACGTGGCCGAACAGCTGTTCCTCGATCCGTCCTGGCAGCAGCGCGCGCTGGAGGCGGGGATCCGCCTGATCATCGGTTGCGGCTCGACGCCGGGGCTGACCAACGTCATGGCCCGCCTGCTCGCCGACCGCCTCGACAAGGTGCGCGAGATCCACCTGGCCACCGCCGTGCCCTTCCTGCCGGGCCTGCTGTCGCCCGCGGTGGTCGACCACATGATGCATATCACCGCCGGCGAGGTGGTGCAGTTCGTCGACGGCGAGTACCGCAAGATGCCGGGCTGGGGCGGTCGACTCGAGGTGCCGTATTCCGCGCCGTTCAAGGCCTACCCGTCGTTCTTCATCGGCCATGGCGAAACCGTCACCCTGCCGCACTTCGTCAAGGGCCTGGAGCAGGTGACCAACCGCATCGGCTTCTTCCCCGAAGCCGGCTCGGAAATCTGGCGCAAGCTGATCGACCTGGGCCTGGGCAGCCCCGAGGTGATCGAGGGGCTGGGCATCTCGCCGCTGAAGTTCCTCACCCACCACCTGACCAGCGAGGCCGGCCTCAAGAGCATGAGCGTCGACCTCTCCGCCGAGCCCTGGGCCGTGGTCTTCCGCGTGGAGGTGATCGGTGAGCGCGATGGCGCCGAAGTCTGCTCGGTGCTGGAGCAGCACCTCGATCTGCCGGTCGAGGAGACCGCGGACAGCACCTCCGACCCGACCCCGACCTGCGCGCGCCTGGCCATCGAGGCCTGGCTGGACGGCCAGGTGTGCGGGCAGGGCCTGCTGGCGCCGGAGGTCTGCCTGGATGCCGAGGCCTACGTGCACGCCTACGCCTGCGCGACCGGCGCCACTTTCATCACCACCGAAACCAAGGTCAAGCGCCACGAGCACGCCTGA
- a CDS encoding FAD-dependent oxidoreductase, with protein MPIRFSGWPLPGEIPAYPALDQDIEADVVVVGAGLAGSSLALRLAECGVRVVVLEADQPGSGASGRNAGHVQPYLGSFDPLRAHADGGRRFTDYFIEHRNVVFELCRKHGLQADAAQSGMIDAATRRHAALDAKMKKWKAFGYAVDVVGGERLRELLGTSAYSYGIHWREGGRVNPFLFTNGMIAAAIGLGARVYGNSSVVGCERSGSSWRVRTAVGSVRTQQVVLCTNGHVGNAFFPELARTQFPLVACGLATRPLSQAALEIINPARVALMQYPAGLYPLVIDGRHRLVTATIPAAGRAQRAEDHFAYFLRYLRRTYPQLGDTRIELESYWTGMTANSSSVYDACYPKLYQVADGVLALNNFGSWGNVLGPMMGVNLADALIAGRLANCLLPLETPRAVQFPGLFETKIRRVLIPAARWADKFNLV; from the coding sequence GTGCCGATTCGCTTCAGCGGCTGGCCGCTGCCGGGGGAAATCCCGGCCTACCCGGCCCTGGATCAGGACATCGAGGCGGACGTGGTGGTCGTCGGTGCCGGGCTGGCCGGCTCTTCGCTGGCCCTGCGGTTGGCCGAATGCGGCGTGCGGGTCGTGGTGCTGGAGGCCGACCAGCCGGGAAGTGGCGCCTCCGGCCGCAACGCCGGACATGTGCAGCCCTATCTGGGCTCGTTCGACCCGCTGCGCGCCCATGCCGACGGCGGGCGGCGCTTCACCGACTATTTCATCGAGCACCGCAACGTGGTCTTCGAGCTGTGCCGCAAGCATGGGCTGCAGGCCGATGCGGCCCAGTCCGGCATGATCGATGCGGCCACCCGCCGGCACGCCGCGCTCGACGCCAAGATGAAGAAGTGGAAGGCCTTCGGCTATGCCGTGGATGTGGTCGGCGGCGAGCGCCTCAGGGAACTGCTCGGCACCAGCGCCTACAGCTACGGCATCCACTGGCGCGAAGGCGGACGGGTCAATCCGTTCCTGTTCACCAACGGCATGATCGCCGCCGCCATCGGCCTGGGCGCCCGGGTGTACGGCAACTCCAGCGTGGTGGGCTGCGAGCGCAGCGGCTCGTCGTGGCGCGTGCGCACCGCCGTTGGCAGCGTGCGCACCCAACAGGTGGTGCTGTGCACCAACGGCCACGTCGGCAATGCCTTCTTCCCGGAGCTGGCCCGCACCCAGTTCCCGCTGGTGGCCTGCGGCCTGGCGACCCGGCCGCTGTCCCAGGCGGCCCTGGAGATCATCAATCCGGCCCGGGTCGCCCTCATGCAGTATCCGGCGGGGCTGTATCCCCTGGTCATCGACGGTCGCCATCGGCTCGTCACCGCGACCATTCCGGCCGCCGGCCGCGCGCAGCGGGCGGAGGATCATTTCGCCTACTTCCTGCGCTACCTGCGGCGCACCTACCCGCAGCTCGGCGACACGCGCATCGAGCTGGAGTCCTACTGGACCGGCATGACTGCCAACTCGTCGTCGGTCTACGACGCCTGTTACCCGAAGCTGTACCAGGTCGCCGACGGTGTGCTGGCCCTCAACAACTTCGGCTCCTGGGGCAACGTCCTCGGCCCGATGATGGGCGTCAATCTGGCCGACGCGCTGATCGCCGGCCGCCTGGCCAACTGCCTGCTGCCGCTGGAAACCCCCAGGGCCGTGCAGTTCCCCGGCCTGTTCGAAACCAAGATCCGCCGCGTGCTGATCCCGGCGGCGCGCTGGGCCGACAAGTTCAACCTCGTCTGA
- a CDS encoding MFS transporter, with protein sequence MARMQQTAVALDSAALAAAAEDRPAPQAVAAALPDQRQGWRVVVGLAVVLCVIFGTTISALGLFTLPITADLHCSHEQAARMATAFMLSMTLSMPLAGWLLDRLAPRPVMTAGSVLAALGYLLAAGSPDIDRLTLALALAGIGVGASTYVPAMSLASRWMAPARQGLAFGILLAGAAIGGGIFPNLLTRLIGELGWRSVMQLVAGLILLVCVPLLLWLARLPAAPAAVSRHAAEALPGHAIGQVLRMPRYWLWIAMQLLLTMSGVGIYISLVSCLVAAGYSAQAASSWYAGVGAASLAGNFLFGALSQRLSARSILLCGNAIGIAGLLCLLLAQHPTWGLAALAVFTLSWGTTFNLVNQLAPLLLVEAVGQRNFGSLLGIGNLLGGLGAAFGPAAVGYLVDATGSYAPALLLCAALAAAATLPIALQQRSAA encoded by the coding sequence ATGGCGCGTATGCAACAGACGGCAGTGGCGCTGGACAGCGCAGCGCTAGCGGCAGCAGCCGAGGACCGCCCCGCTCCCCAGGCAGTGGCTGCGGCCCTGCCCGACCAGCGGCAGGGCTGGCGCGTGGTCGTCGGCCTGGCGGTGGTGCTATGCGTGATCTTCGGCACCACCATCAGCGCCCTCGGCCTGTTCACCCTGCCGATCACTGCGGACCTGCACTGCAGCCACGAACAGGCCGCGCGCATGGCCACCGCCTTCATGCTCAGCATGACCCTGAGCATGCCGCTGGCCGGCTGGCTGCTCGACCGCCTCGCGCCGCGCCCGGTGATGACCGCCGGCAGCGTGCTGGCGGCGCTGGGCTACCTGCTCGCCGCCGGCAGCCCCGACATCGACCGCCTCACCCTCGCCCTGGCACTGGCCGGCATCGGCGTCGGCGCCTCGACCTACGTGCCGGCCATGTCCCTGGCCTCGCGCTGGATGGCCCCCGCGCGGCAGGGCCTGGCCTTCGGCATCCTGCTCGCCGGCGCGGCCATCGGCGGGGGGATCTTTCCCAACCTGCTCACCCGGCTGATCGGCGAACTCGGCTGGCGCAGCGTCATGCAGCTCGTCGCCGGCCTGATCCTGCTGGTCTGCGTGCCCCTGCTGCTGTGGCTGGCGCGCCTGCCCGCGGCCCCGGCGGCGGTCAGCCGGCACGCAGCGGAGGCGCTTCCCGGCCACGCCATCGGCCAGGTGCTGCGCATGCCGCGCTACTGGCTGTGGATCGCCATGCAGCTGCTGCTGACCATGAGCGGCGTGGGCATCTACATCTCGCTGGTTTCCTGCCTGGTGGCGGCCGGCTATTCGGCGCAGGCCGCATCCAGCTGGTACGCCGGGGTGGGCGCCGCCTCGCTGGCGGGCAATTTCCTGTTCGGCGCGCTGAGCCAGCGCTTGAGTGCCAGGAGCATCCTGCTGTGCGGCAACGCCATCGGCATCGCCGGCCTGCTCTGCCTGCTGCTCGCCCAGCACCCAACCTGGGGCCTGGCGGCGCTCGCGGTGTTCACCCTGAGCTGGGGCACCACCTTCAACCTGGTCAACCAGCTCGCCCCGCTTCTGCTGGTGGAAGCCGTGGGCCAACGCAACTTCGGCAGCCTGCTCGGCATCGGCAACCTGCTCGGCGGGCTCGGCGCGGCGTTCGGCCCGGCCGCCGTCGGCTACCTGGTCGACGCCACCGGCAGCTACGCCCCTGCCCTGCTGCTCTGCGCGGCCCTGGCGGCCGCGGCAACCCTGCCGATTGCCCTGCAGCAACGCTCCGCTGCCTAG